DNA from Tripterygium wilfordii isolate XIE 37 chromosome 15, ASM1340144v1, whole genome shotgun sequence:
GTATTTCTTCCAGCGAATAGGAGGTCCGGAGAGTATCCAGTAGCCTCCAGGCCTCAAAACTCTGTCCACTTCAATTAGATACATACCTTCTgttgaaaattaaacaaattctCAGCTGACATGGAAAACACATCTGCAACTTATTGAAGAATGAGAAAATGAGGCAATGGTTTCTGAAAGCAGCTTACCATACTTATGCCAAGGTATTAGGCAACGGGAACAATGAGCCATGTCGAAAGCCCTTGCAGGATAGGGAATTCTCTGTGAAGCCATGATGCCAATCATGGCAGGGACTCCCCTCTCCAATGCAAATTGGACCTGTGCTTCATGGGTATCCCTTGGTGCAAAGGACATCGCTACAATGTTTCTCTTCAACAGGTATGCACCCCAACTTGCAACCTTAAACACCCACAAAGACCAAAACCACTCAGGTAAATAAGATCACTGCAGTGTAAAAGACAAATTCATGGCCTAATCTATATACTTACACCACAGCCTGTGTCAATTGCAGTTCTGATGCTTCCGTCTGTAAGAGGGATTAGCTTGTTAATGTCATCAATGTAAGCATCAGCTCCACGAGGGAACATTGTGCCTCCTCCAGGGAATCTGAATCGGTCACCTTCCACTTGAATCCAATTCTGAACAGCTTTTTCAATGCTAAGCTCCTTGTGGGGAATATTGTCATACCAAGCATAGTCACGGCTCTGAGGCCATTTGAAAGGGGTCTTATACTTTGGTGGTGCAGGAATCAAGCAGAGAAGGAGCTCCTCCTTTTTGGGGCAATGCCTTTCTCTGTATTTCAACATGTTTCgatcaaatttcctccctctaATTGGATCTTGGCAAGGAGTgtattcactatattgtatatCACATGGTGGGAACTTCTGTGCTTCACTGGTTCTGTTAATCTCCACCCTATGATGGCTTTCAAAGTCCAATTCAACCGGCAACgacgaagatgatgatgacgatgatgaggaTTGATCCTCATTTGTGGACAGTCCAGGCTGACAACCTATTCTGTTGTAGACCTCAGATGGCTTGGTGGGTGCAGTACTGCCCTGCCAAGCTCCCAATACGTAAAACACTATGCAGAGGCCACTCACTCCCAGGATCCATGTGATACGCTTCCTCTGGTTTTCTAACTGATGATGCTTTGGAGATCCACCAGCCATTGCAGTTTATTATAACCTGCCAGTATTAGCAATGATAATATATCAAATTAGAATCAGAGTATTCTGATACTGATGAAAATGTTGAAATAATATCTCAATAGTGACCGAAAGTTTCCTTTTTTATCACAGCAACCCTTTTGTGTCTTCAATTTGTTATTGGAAACAGGAAAGAAAGAACAAGTGCTCAATCCAGCATGGAAAGCATAAACAAATGGTTAAAACTATAATATGTTTGATCAATAAACACAGAAAAACAGAGCAAATAATAGTCAGAGAGATTACAGAAAGACAAGAAGTTGAAGAGGATGAAGACGGTACATAGCTCTACAAATCACACTacagaagaacaaaaaacattGTGAGGTACGTCATAACATAAAGTTGACACCTTTGTTTCCAGAAATAGAACTAACAACAACAGGTTCTCCCTCAAAAACTTGAATGGTTTCaactcctcttcttttttctttcctttttttcttttctctgtgAACATTCGTTTCTTCTGATTAACTCAAGAaccccaaaaaaagaagagcaacCTTTATACCTGAAATGCAAAGAACCCACAGAGAAGCATCTAGCTAGTACTACAAGACTACAAGCAAACGGATTCGATAAACATTGAAAATGACATTTTAGAGAGGGAGAAAGATATAGAGAAGCATACCTGATATAGTTGATCAAATCTTCCTGAATCTCAAGATAGAAGttttattgaaaacaaaatggaAATTTTTGGGTAATTGggttcattttttattaatttttaaataataaaatgaagaaaaacttgggttgggtGCCAAGACAAACGGAAGGATCTAGGAAAAGTTGCAGGCAGACATGAacgctgagagagagagagagagagggttatTAAAAAGAGTTATTAATCATATATAGCAAAATATAAAAATGGTTAACAAGGAAGGAAAGGTGGAAAGTCTCCGCCATTACAGGAGGAGGTGAGTGGTTACTGGTGACTGGTTTGGGTAAGTgagattgatttatttttgttaaataccaAGAAAAGAAACCAAAGACCAAAGAAAAAGAGGTAGAAGAAgctaaaaaagagaaaatttacCAGAAATGGAGGAaggggaaaagagagagagaggagttggATTTGGTCTAAGAGAAGACAAGGCAGTGGCAGAAGCTGAGCATCTACAGGAGAATAACCAGCCTCTTTTCACTCCCATCCTATATCTTCCATCTTCTCAGGAAGACATCAAACACACACTACTTGATACCTTTGACAACATTTGCTCTCCAATGATATCGTAAAATTCggacaaaacacaaaattaaagcTAACATTGCATACAAAAATTACACTTCATTATGATAGCTAGTGggtttttctttacttttctttttaaactctttagtgtttgaaaaaagaggattttttagttttttttctgACAAAGTATAACAGAGACGCAGTGATTTAGTAGGTTTTTGCTTTTTGTAGACCATAGTTTCGCATGATGGGGTGTACCTGTGTGCAAGTGTACATGAAAATACCCTGTTCGTCAGGCCTAGAAAAGTAGAGAAACAACTGGTACGTGGGATTGCGGGGGCCTGCTTTCATATGACCCAGATCCCAGAGTTGACCATTGGACAGCTGAGTAGGTTTTGTGTACCGACAAGCAGAGAGAAGATGTTAAAAATTGACAACAGTGATTCTTTGTGAgcattaaaagagaaaaagaaaggagtaGAGAGCCACAGCCAATAAGGAGCcaaagagattaaaaaaaagatggTATGTTTTGGACGCTCTTTGTGGAACTTTAATGATGTTCATGCCTCATGCATGCCCATGCAGTAATGACTTCTGTTCTTGTCTATCTCGTGATAGATAGAGTACTAGAGAAATAGTGGGACCATGAGATGGTGATaatgatgaggaggaggaggagcatcCAATGACTATCGTGAGTTGTATCATCAAAACATGCAAATTCCCCAGACGTCATGTCTTCTGTTTTGGATAGGGATTTCCATGACACAACAAAAATTCTCCCATCAACCTCTCATTTGATTCATTGAGTAGCTCTTACAAACCCTCACGCAAAGCATTATTCCATTGACAAGCAAATttcataaagaaagaaaaaacgagGAACAGAACCTGCAAAGGACAACATCACTGTCTTTGTTTATCTAAGCTTACCTTAGGGACCCAGATTTTGAAGTACAACTTGGATTCTTGCACaagttaattaaaaaaattggacCTCTCTTACAACTAATTGTATTTATCATATAATGTTAATGACATTGATTAATATCTAAAAACAGTGAAGCATCAGCATTACTACtctgcaaaataaagaaagaatcaTCAGAGCCAGCCTCACATCTTGAGGCCAGATAATATCTAAAATGGTGCCATGATATTTTAACAAATCACATGCAGGGTCATTAATTTACATTGTCAATCACATGCAGAGACAAGCGGAGTCATTAATTTACATTGTCCAAGGTGCATTCAAGACTTTCGGTCACTTACCGTGCAGCTCCAATTTGTTAATTGTGGTGGCCAGCTCCAATTGGGAACGGTAGTATCTGGACATCGCAACCTCCATCACATGCTTGCACCACAGAGTAATGAGCGGACACTGCCAAGAGCTTGAAAGGTTAAGAAATGCTAGGACCGGTATCATCTGATCCAGAATCTATGCTAACTATGATTTTCAATGATTCTCCATGGCCCCACAGCTCTTGCCTGGATTCCAACCACTCCGACCTCCTCTCCAACTACCCCTGTTGCAATACGGATCCTCAAACTAAGCTGCAGTTTCTTCATACAGTACATTTACATACACAGATGTAAAAAATCAAGGCCAGTGTCTGCAGCGGTATAATGTATTGCAAAAATGCAAACTCTTGCAACCCAGATAGACCATATTGAACACAAGATCACTATATGCTGTTTTCCAACTTCTCAAATCTAAGCGCAACTGCATGGCGGTTTCTGTCTGTGTACACCTCAATTAGTGATCGTATTGTATTGCCTTGGAAATCATCGCTTTCTTTTGGTTTCCTGAGGAACTTTCAAACTCAGACTGCGTATTTGTCTCACCTAATGAGCAGCATAGCAGCTTAAACCACTCCTTGAGAAATGAGGCTTACTACACGAGATACAATAAGAGGAAAGGAAAATATTTTGAGAAAACTCCCAGCAAAGAAACGTACAGAAAGATAATGATGATAAGAatatgttaaagaaatgaataataaCCAACTCCATTGAGCCTGAAGAACTAgccatcaacaaacaaaagcatTTCAATATCCGAGTTCACAGATTATGAAAAATTGTTCAATCTTTTACAATTTGCTACAGTCAAACATTGTTCTTTACAACTAAACCATCTTATAATCCCCATGTAGTGACTTTCTTCAGCCAGGTGGCCATCAATAATCATTCAATAGATAACTAGACAAGCCCGAGATGTGAGTGCATAATGAAAACCTAAATGCACTGTAATTGATAGCCACATTATACATTTATACCAGACCCTAAACGCACAATCAGCAGCAACAGGGCAACACTTACAAGAAGTAGCCATTTTTGGTGGTACACACTGATGAGGCGTCTGGTTACAACAAAAGAAGAAGTAGTAATATTTAGTGTTGTCCATTTTAAGGGCATGGGAAAAAATAGTTACCAACCATGATGGAAAACCAAATAAAATGAACCATAAAAGAGTTACAAAAATCTGATTCCCAAAGATCGCATAGCAATGTATACTGTGCGAATGCGAATTTATATTCGTCCCCACCCGACAGCTTAATCTATTGGAAGAACTGGTGATTCTACACATTAACAGTTTCCTAATTCCAGAAAGCAAGTGAAAATTGGGAACATCAGAACTATGGAAAACAAACCGACCTTACAGTAGTCTTCAAGCATTCGATGACAGAGCTGATAGCAGAGTTGTTGCCAATACAGAATTCCAGCGTCTTTCCAAAAGAATCCAGTATGAAAGTCCAAGAAGAAGGATTTAACTCGACAGTAGTACAATGACAGATTCCATGGATCTGGAAACGCAGAGACAACAGAGCAGTGGTACGTAAGATTAATTAATATAAACAACAGACACACaaatatttgaagagaatagtGTATAATTACCAGCTCAACAACTTGAGACAATGTGGGGATCGTATAATGCCTTAGATTAGGAGTAGCATTCGCAGCCAGTtccaagagaaaaataaaatcggAGGTTACCTCGTGAGGAGTCGGAGGCGGCAGAGAGGAGACAGTTCGAATTGGAGAAGAGTAGACGAGGAGTAGGTGTCCAATTGTTGAACGACGAGGAGTGCTCGTCAAGGTTTCGTCCCTGAGTGACAGAAACGTCGTCCTCCATGTCCTAACAAACGAGGAAGACGACGACGCTGACGCTGACATTACTTTCGATTAGAAGCCAAAACGATTCAATAAATCCGATCACTTGCACCCCGCGCTCATTATCGAATTACCGATTTCTTCAACCGCCGGCGCTGTGGCTATGACGCCGATGAGAGAGTGACAGTCCGGTGTGAGCTTTCAAATTCAACGCGGCTATGCATTAGCCCAACCCAACAAAAAGAATACTGGGCCCTAAACCTAATTCACTACACTGTATTGTCGGCTTTATAGTGAAGTTGGACAGATTGGCGGCCCATTCTTATCCAAACCCTAGTTGGAGTGTTGGACTAAGGCTGTTGGGCCGAACCAGCCTCCACTTATTAGTTTATCGACCCAGGCCAATTAGAAGCGGATCTTCTTCTATTAAAAGACCCCACATCATAAAGACACAAACGTTTTACGCATTAGAGGAAGAGACTGTTCAGTTGCCTTGGACTCAAGGCAAAGGAATTCTTAATGCTTGTCCAAATTAATTCGTGTTAGGTGTTCAGAATTTATGGCTGTATTTTGTCTTGTCTATTAGCAGAGACTAGAGAGTTGTAGTGGTTGTAGTGAAGCAGTGACTCAATGGGTCCAAATCAATGATATGTCCATTTTTTAACGTGGGCCGTGTGGGCCTCCTATCATTCCCTGTCTGGACGACTCTTCTTCACATAAAATCATAATAGAGACTGAAGAAGAGGTGTCTACTTTTCTCTCCCAACTTAATACAACCAAAAAAACCAGTCACTCGTTTTGTCTGTTTCAGAGCTTATCCACTGCAAAACCCATCACCATTTTCTCACACCAATTCAAAAAAGGCCGCCGAGTTGAGTGGTTTTTTCTTTATCTGTTGGGTCGGATTTATCccaatatattttctcaatcttATCAAGAATAATACTGTAAAGGATAACTTTCTCAAACGAAAATGGCATATAAAACATATAGTAAAAATATAGTAAAACCACCATTGCACGTATGCATTTCTTAGCTTCTCTAATATCTATAAATAAAATCCCAGTCTCTGCTCACaagaaatctctctctctctctctccctctccctctcccctctctctctctttctaccTGTCTCTAATAATTAGCGGCTAAGTTTTCAAGAGCCAGAACTAAATGAGGCAAGAGCCGGAGACAGAAGTAGCAGCTCCATTGCCACCATGTGCTCCTCACAGCAGCTCCTGCAGGTGGTGGCCTTACTCCAACTCCAATGATTTTGAAGCCAATGCAGCATTGATCCTCATCATTCTATCCACAGCACTCATATGCGCTCTTGTTCTCAATACAGCAATCCGCTGTTTCTTGCGTCGCAGCAGGGAGCCTAGCAGACCTGAAGAAGATGGGGGAAAACCAGACATGGAAGCAGCCTTGGTGGTGGCTCCAACGATTGTGTTTTCTGCAGGGATGAAGTTGGCAGGGACAGAGGCAGAGTGTGCTATTTGCTTGTCAGAGTTTGTGGAAGGTGAGGGGATACAGGTTTTGGGAAGGTGCAAGCATGGTTTTCATGTGCAATGTATTCAGAAATGGTTGTCTTCCCACTCTTCTTGTCCCACTTGTCGTCGGAGTTGTCTCGCCTCGTCCACTTCATCTTCAGAAGAAACTGAGATCTGCTGCCCTGAAAATGGTGACAATACACAGATACAGATACATAGTGGTGCCAGACAGAGCACCATTGAACTTCTTTGAAGGCATACCTTTCGCAAATCAATAGTTGTCTTAGGTAGCAAGTGTTTTCTTCCTTACCTACGACTACCAGCTATCACCagattcccttttctttttctttttttttctctctgatTTGTATACAAATCCTTTGAAGCATGTAAGGCTTGATGCAGATGTGTGCAATATATTAGATAGAAAGAGAGATTCAAGCAACAGTATTGGAAATACCCTCCTTCTCCACCATGTCAGGAAACTATGAGTGATTGAAAAAACAAAACGAGGCAAAACGTATAGATGGGACTAGAAAGCCAAAGAACTTAAAGCAACTTGATATCCCATGAAGCTACCTGAACTAATTTGCTAGCTGAAAACCATATAGAATTCCAGTAGTCTGTACCACTTCATTGCAGAACTGCTCACGTGGAAACAAATCTTCACACAGATAATGCAAGATATACTAATATGGTAACAACAAACATGTATTCAAGGCACTCAGCTGCTGGATAGCAAAGCAAACTTGGTGCCAATGATGACAACAAAAGGACAGCAAGTAAGGCTCGCGAGGCCAGAAAACTTACAAGGCTGATATCCCCAGTTGCATTCAGAGAAAACCAACCACAAGATTCCAAACTAATTTGTCAAAAAATGCAATTGCTAAAGGCCAAAGTAGTTCAGCAGATACAGAAATTGAGCAGTAATCTCATGCTGCCAACTACACAACTACTTAGTGCATAGATGCCAAAAGAAGAAATAGATCAAAAAATTTGAGACTCCCAACACACATCAGCTTGCTTGCAACATTACTAATGATCCACAAAATTAAATCAGTTCGAATTACCAAATATTGCAAAATATTGTGTTGAAATTAGTAGTTCATAAACAGGACTTACAGGAGTTGGTAGAACCTGAATCATGAAAGTGGAACATATAAGCGAGATATTTCTTGACATGTACAGGCAATCCATTAGCAAAGAATGCAAGACATTAACTATACATACCATATAACATTACTTTTCTTCTGAAAGTTAGAAGGAAATATGTGAAATTCAGCTTAAGGAAACACAGCGGCATAATGCTCTGCAGGACGAAACATCATCCTCAAATTCAAGAAAACAGTCAATCTCAACCAGAGATAAATAAGGAATAACTAGGGTAAGGAAAACTTACGGGTGGGGCAAAGGAAGCATCAATTATAGATCTCGCCCCATTTTCAGCTGACTGCAAAAGCCCCAGAAGCTTTACCATTACAACAGCAGTACAAAAGCTGCAcgagagagaagggaaggaaTTTCTCGCATTATATGGGTTTTCAATACCCCTGGATATGCAGCACTTAACATTGAAAGAATCAAACAAACAAGATTGTTAGGTAAAGTGAAGAGTGGAAGAATAAATTCTGACAAAAATCTTGAAGGGCTTAAGCATGTAAGATATTATTATGGAAGCAAGACTTTCACCAATGTTATACCTTTGCCTAACATATATTTatacaatcaagaaaaggtaagAATAGCCAAGTACATTCAAATACTGCATAAGAACATTGTATTCAATACACAATCTTCAATCCGAAGTTCTGGACACTATAATCATAAACCAAGCATGAGAAAGCAGCAAGTTCAGAAGACATACGTGAGACATGACAGAGACCTGACATGAGTTATCCATCAAGCGAAGCTGCTGGTGAAGCTTGTACGTAAACAGCAATATTCATAATTGCATACTGTGAAGACAAAATGGCATTTGGTTGTCAAGAACAAATATACAAGTAATAGATTTAGCTGCTAGCAATGGCTTACATTTAGAATACTCATGGACATGAGCACACGGATATTGTCTTGGTCCAAGGAAGCCCTTTCCAGAAACTGTCTCCTTATCAATCTGCATACCAAATACTAAAGTAAAAGAAGTAAATGCAATTGCAGCCTAAGACAAATAGCATCAAAAAACATCGTAGCACAGGAAAGTGAAATATGAAGATAACAATTAAATTTAGGGCAAACAAGTAAGTGAAAGCATTGCCGGCTACTTTCATACCAAATGCAATACATAGTTTTGTATTCTGATTCTGAAGGTAAAGATTATTCAACACTATGTCATCTAGGACAACTTGTCTCACTTCAATAAGGATCGTGTAGTCCGTAAAACAATACGAGAAGGCAACATGGGCAACAGATCAAATATTTCAATAATGCACCCTAATGCTCTATGAATAATGCAAATTCTGTTATTGAAAAAGTAGTGCTCTGCTAACATTATAAATATGTCAgaggaaaaattaaaaaaattctatCTACTAAATTGGTACGTTACTTCCTTCCTTGGCAATTTTGAAGTTCGTTTAAAAGATATCCTTTGACAAGTAAATCACAGGAGACAACAAAGTTAATCTCTTTTACTGCAAAGCACTATGTAATCAACACTCCAATGTCGAATGGATCAACTGTAATGATATAGTATAGATATGTAGATGACAAATAACTAAAATAAAGAACTTCAATTGCCGTTCAAGTCCAATAAAATTGGAAAGcgcaggaaaaaaaataacaatccaGAGATGAAAGTGAAAAGGTATAGAAAAAGGAGCAGAGAAGGATAAGCACCGGTACTCAAAATAAAATCGCTGATGGCGGTGGTGAGTAGGTGGTGCGATTTTGTAGGGTTTACGAGTACATTAAAGAATACGAACTCGGTTTCGTCACCGTCGATTATTTGTTCTTGCTCGTTTTGAAGCAGAAAGCAAGGTGAGTacgttcaatttttttttttccccgaaaattgttggaaattaaaggaaattaaaaaaaagagagagttggACGACAAGTGGCATTTTGGTCACGTGAGTGCAGGTGATTCTTCTTTTAGATGGGTCGGGCCTTCGGGGGTTCAAGGCTCCAGCTTTTGCAAAAACCCTTGAAAGGTCTGAGAGACTGAGACGCCGTAGAAGCATAGAGAAGACACCCACGATGTGGTTCGGTAGTCTTCGCGGCGGCGGCGGTGGTTATGGAGCTACCGGTATAGTGAAGAATGTGTTGGTAAGATATTTCTCTCGGGAACGAGCCGTGAATGTGAGGAAGATAAATCCGAAGGTGCCTATGCAAGAAGCTAACTCCATTGCCCAATCCCTCTACGATGTCATCAAGCAGCATGGCCCTCTCACCGTCCCCAACACCTGGATTCAAGCCAAggttctctcattctctctctctctctctaaacagATAGAAACCCAAATCATTTATAGTCGTCTCCGTTGAAATGCTAAAATTTGCCCATGTTTCCTTGtttctttttgatttatttgggGGACTATATAGACAAATATTTCAATTAGAACTGGATATAATGTATTGAAATGATTATTGCTGGATGAGCCTTACTATTTGCTCTTGTTAGTGGTagaaattttttgatttaatCTTCCAGGGTTGTGGTGATTTGTGGAATTGGGGTAGTTGATTTATGCTAAGTTTAAGAACTTATCTACAATGACAGCTTTGTTATTTTACGGAATCTGTACTGAATGTATTTGTtggattttcaattttaaattttttgatagCAAACATCTATGGTTCTTGCTATCCGTTTTAGTTTTGATTCTTGATTCCAATACTTCTTTCTGATACTAAGTTGGACAAAAATTGCTTCTAGCACTTCTGGTAGGGACTAGGAAAGACAGCCAACTTGTATCCCCTGGGGCTGGCATATTAATACCTTGCTATgcatatattttcttattgttGTGGCTATAGCGCCCAAATTTGCTATGAATTTTTGGCGCAGGGTT
Protein-coding regions in this window:
- the LOC120016683 gene encoding probable methyltransferase PMT18; the encoded protein is MAGGSPKHHQLENQRKRITWILGVSGLCIVFYVLGAWQGSTAPTKPSEVYNRIGCQPGLSTNEDQSSSSSSSSSSLPVELDFESHHRVEINRTSEAQKFPPCDIQYSEYTPCQDPIRGRKFDRNMLKYRERHCPKKEELLLCLIPAPPKYKTPFKWPQSRDYAWYDNIPHKELSIEKAVQNWIQVEGDRFRFPGGGTMFPRGADAYIDDINKLIPLTDGSIRTAIDTGCGVASWGAYLLKRNIVAMSFAPRDTHEAQVQFALERGVPAMIGIMASQRIPYPARAFDMAHCSRCLIPWHKYEGMYLIEVDRVLRPGGYWILSGPPIRWKKYWRGWERTQEDLKEEQDAIENVAKSLCWKKLIEKDDLSIWQKPINHIQCIKSRKVYKTPHICKSDNPDAAWYRDMETCITPLPEVSSEEEVAGGSVEKWPERAFAVPPRISSGSIPGITDEKFQEDNQVWKERVSHYKRIISPLTQGRYRNVMDMNAHLGGFAATLTKYPVWVMNVVPAKSEKDTLGIIYERGFIGTYQDWCEAFSTYPRTYDLIHAGNVFSIYQDRCDITYILLEMDRILRPEGTVVFRDTVEILVKIKSITDGMRWKSQIMDHESGPFNPEKILVAVKTYWTAQPQKSQEQQ
- the LOC119980084 gene encoding RING-H2 finger protein ATL79-like, whose product is MRQEPETEVAAPLPPCAPHSSSCRWWPYSNSNDFEANAALILIILSTALICALVLNTAIRCFLRRSREPSRPEEDGGKPDMEAALVVAPTIVFSAGMKLAGTEAECAICLSEFVEGEGIQVLGRCKHGFHVQCIQKWLSSHSSCPTCRRSCLASSTSSSEETEICCPENGDNTQIQIHSGARQSTIELL
- the LOC120017297 gene encoding uncharacterized protein LOC120017297, which translates into the protein MAVVILLLDGSGLRGFKAPAFAKTLERSERLRRRRSIEKTPTMWFGSLRGGGGGYGATGIVKNVLVRYFSRERAVNVRKINPKVPMQEANSIAQSLYDVIKQHGPLTVPNTWIQAKDSGINGLQSKTHMKIMLKWMRGRKMLKLFCNQVGNSKKFLHCTLPEDPQTEQSNSQPEIKLQTRKSSSKKKKRLSKKTAGKGKK